A single window of Gossypium hirsutum isolate 1008001.06 chromosome A10, Gossypium_hirsutum_v2.1, whole genome shotgun sequence DNA harbors:
- the LOC107925233 gene encoding cellulose synthase A catalytic subunit 8 [UDP-forming] codes for MFLRMMESGVPVCHTCGEHVGLNVNGEPFVACHECNFPICKSCFEYDLKEGRKACLRCGSPYDENLLDDVEKATGDQSTMAAHLSKSQDVGIHARHISSVSTLDSEMTEDNGNPIWKNRVESWKEKKNKKKKPATTKVEREAEIPPEQQMEDKPAPDASQPLSTIIPIPKSRLAPYRTVIIMRLIILGLFFHYRVTNPVDSAFGLWLTSVICEIWFAFSWVLDQFPKWYPVNRETYIDRLSARYEREGEPNELAAVDFFVSTVDPLKEPPLITANTVLSILALDYPVDKVSCYISDDGAAMLTFESLVETADFARKWVPFCKKFSIEPRAPEFYFSQKIDYLKDKVQPSFVKERRAMKRDYEEYKIRINALVAKAQKTPEEGWTMQDGTPWPGNNPRDHPGMIQVFLGYSGAHDIEGNELPRLVYVSREKRPGYQHHKKAGAENALVRVSAVLTNAPFILNLDCDHYVNNSKAVREAMCFLMDPQVGRDVCYVQFPQRFDGIDRSDRYANRNTVFFDVNMKGLDGIQGPVYVGTGCVFNRQALYGYGPPSMPSFPKSSSSSCSCCCPGKKEPKDPSELYRDAKREELDAAIFNLREIDNYDEYERSMLISQTSFEKTFGLSSVFIESTLMENGGVAESANPSTLIKEAIHVIGCGYEEKTAWGKEIGWIYGSVTEDILTGFKMHCRGWRSIYCMPLRPAFKGSAPINLSDRLHQVLRWALGSVEIFLSRHCPLWYGFGGGRLKWLQRLAYINTIVYPFTSLPLIAYCSLPAICLLTGKFIIPTLSNLASVLFLGLFLSIIVTAVLELRWSGVSIEDLWRNEQFWVIGGVSAHLFAVFQGFLKMLAGIDTNFTVTAKAADDADFGELYIVKWTTLLIPPTTLLIVNMVGVVAGFSDALNKGYEAWGPLFGKVFFSFWVILHLYPFLKGLMGRQNRTPTIVVLWSVLLASVFSLVWVRINPFVSTADSTTVSQSCISIDC; via the exons ATGtttttgagaatgatggaatctGGGGTTCCTGTTTGCCACACTTGTGGTGAACATGTTGGGTTGAATGTTAATGGTGAACCCTTTGTGGCTTGCCATGAATGTAATTTCCCTATTTGTAAGAGTTGTTTTGAGTATGATCTTAAGGAAGGACGAAAAGCTTGCTTGCGTTGTGGTAGTCCGTATGATG AAAACCTGTTGGACGATGTCGAGAAGGCCACCGGCGATCAATCGACAATGGCTGCACATTTGAGCAAGTCTCAG GATGTTGGAATTCATGCAAGACATATCAGCAGTGTGTCTACATTGGATAGTG AAATGACTGAAGACAATGGGAATCCGATTTGGAAGAACAGGGTGGAAAgttggaaagaaaagaagaacaagaagaagaagcCTGCAACAACTAAGGTTGAAAGAGAGGCTGAAATCCCACCTGAGCAACAAATGGAAGATAAACC GGCACCGGATGCTTCCCAGCCCCTCTCGACTATAATTCCAATCCCGAAAAGCAGACTTGCACCATACCGAACCGTGATCATTATGCGATTGATCATTCTCGGTCTTTTCTTCCATTATCGAGTAACAAACCCCGTTGACAGTGCTTTTGGACTGTGGCTCACTTCAGTCATATGTGAAATCTGGTTTGCTTTTTCCTGGGTGTTGGATCAGTTCCCTAAGTGGTATCCTGTTAACAGGGAAACATACATTGACAGACTATCTGCAAG ATATGAAAGAGAAGGTGAACCTAATGAACTTGCTGCAGTTGACTTCTTTGTGAGTACAGTGGATCCATTGAAAGAGCCTCCATTGATTACTGCCAATACTGTGCTTTCCATCCTTGCCTTGGACTACCCTGTAGATAAGGTCTCTTGTTATATATCTGATGATGGTGCGGCCATGCTGACATTTGAATCTCTAGTAGAAACAGCCGACTTTGCAAGAAAGTGGGTTCCATTCTGCAAAAAATTTTCCATTGAACCACGGGCACCTGAGTTTTACTTCTCACAGAAGATTGATTACTTGAAAGATAAAGTGCAGCCCTCTTTTGTAAAAGAACGTAGAGCTATGAAA AGAGATTACGAAGAGTACAAAATTCGAATCAATGCTTTAGTTGCAAAGGCTCAGAAAACACCTGAAGAAGGATGGACAATGCAAGATGGAACTCCTTGGCCGGGAAATAACCCGCGTGATCACCCTGGCATGATTCAGGTTTTCCTTGGATATAGCGGTGCTCATGACATCGAAGGAAATGAACTTCCCCGACTGGTTTACGTCTCTAGAGAGAAGAGACCTGGCTACCAACACCACAAAAAGGCTGGTGCTGAAAATGCTTTG GTTAGGGTGTCTGCAGTTCTTACAAATGCTCCCTTCATCCTCAATCTTGATTGTGACCACTATGTTAACAATAGCAAGGCAGTTAGGGAGGCAATGTGCTTCTTGATGGACCCACAAGTCGGTCGAGATGTCTGCTATGTGCAGTTTCCTCAAAGATTTGATGGCATAGATAGGAGTGATCGATATGCCAATCGGAACACAGTTTTCTTTGAT GTTAACATGAAAGGTCTTGATGGGATCCAAGGGCCTGTTTATGTGGGAACAGGTTGTGTTTTCAATAGGCAAGCACTTTATGGCTATGGTCCACCTTCAATGCCAAGTTTTCCCAAGTCATCCTCCTCATCTTGCTCGTGTTGCTGCCCCGGCAAGAAGGAACCTAAAGATCCATCAGAGCTTTATAGGGATGCAAAACGGGAAGAACTTGATGCTGCCATCTTTAACCTTAGGGAAATTGACA ATTATGATGAGTATGAAAGATCAATGTTGATCTCTCAAACAAGCTTTGAGAAAACTTTTGGCTTATCTTCAGTCTTCATTGAATCTACACTAATGGAGAATGGAGGAGTGGCTGAATCTGCCAACCCTTCCACACTAATCAAGGAAGCAATTCATGTCATCGGCTGTGGCTATGAGGAGAAGACTGCATGGGGGAAAGAG ATTGGATGGATATATGGTTCAGTCACTGAGGATATCTTAACCGGCTTCAAAATGCACTGCCGAGGATGGAGATCGATTTACTGCATGCCCTTAAGGCCAGCATTCAAAGGATCTGCACCCATCAATCTGTCTGATCGGTTGCACCAGGTTCTTCGATGGGCTCTTGGATCTGTTGAAATTTTCCTAAGCAGGCATTGCCCTCTATGGTATGGCTTTGGAGGTGGTCGTCTTAAATGGCTTCAAAGACTAGCATATATAAACACCATTGTCTATCCTTTCACATCCCTTCCACTCATTGCCTATTGTTCACTACCAGCAATCTGTCTTCTCACAGGAAAATTTATCATACCAACG CTCTCAAACCTGGCAAGTGTTCTCTTTCTTGGCCTTTTCCTTTCCATTATCGTGACCGCTGTTCTCGAGCTCCGATGGAGTGGTGTCAGCATCGAGGACTTATGGCGTAACGAGCAGTTTTGGGTCATCGGTGGCGTTTCAGCGCATCTCTTTGCCGTCTTCCAAGGTTTCCTTAAGATGCTTGCAGGCATTGACACCAACTTTACTGTCACTGCCAAAGCAGCTGATGATGCAGATTTTGGTGAGCTCTACATTGTGAAATGGACTACACTTTTAATCCCTCCAACAACACTCCTCATCGTCAACATGGTTGGTGTCGTTGCCGGATTCTCTGATGCCCTCAACAAAGGGTACGAAGCTTGGGGACCACTCTTTGGCAAAGTGTTCTTTTCCTTCTGGGTCATCCTCCATCTTTATCCATTCCTCAAAGGTCTTATGGGACGGCAAAACAGGACACCAACCATTGTTGTCCTTTGGTCAGTGTTGTTGGCTTCTGTCTTTTCTCTTGTTTGGGTTCGGATCAACCCGTTTGTCAGCACCGCCGATAGCACCACCGTGTCACAGAGCTGCATTTCCATTGATTGTTGA
- the LOC107924895 gene encoding WD repeat-containing protein 53, which translates to MTEPRRLRGHKATATCCIASRDKPGLVATSGEDGCICWFDMRCKDVKFVMDVSNEPISSLCFNSGNENIIYVSTGNEVKSFDVHMLADNSWKPLESYNYNKEEINQVTCNSRSSFLASADDGGEIKIIDIHQKRIFKTLRAGHTSICSSVQFIPWRPWEIVTGGLDSKFIIWDFSKGRSSKIVDFGLPDMRSGSNAGQCLNPAFVHSVKVPDVDMLDKIGKICVVARGDGVIDVINTESELTATKPKSSTKSRKGTQSKGSDGGVPDENGRKWLHLDYSLGGHTAAMSCVTFSLFGEKGKFLVSGGNDKLVKVWDCSRCLDSWQTGDTNELLHLNINLTKKVNWLCTTPAESDNLVVCDTTKLVKVYSVS; encoded by the exons ATGACGGAGCCAAGACGATTGAGAGGACACAAGGCTACCGCCACTTGCTGTATCGCCTCACGTGACAAGCCCGGCCTCGTCGCCACTTCCGGCGAA gaTGGTTGCATTTGTTGGTTTGATATGCGATgcaaagatgtgaaatttgttaTGGATGTTAGCAATGAACCAATTTCATCCCTTTGCTTCAACTCAG GAAATGAGAATATCATCTATGTTTCAACTGGAAATGAGGTCAAGTCCTTTGATGTGCATATG TTAGCAGATAACTCATGGAAGCCTTTGGAGAGCTATAACTATAATAAAGAGGAGATAAATCAG GTTACTTGTAATTCCAGATCATCTTTCCTTGCATCTGCGGATGATGGCGGTGAGATTAAG ATCATTGACATTCATCAGAAACGTATTTTCAAGACATTGAGAGCCGGACATACAAGT ATTTGCAGCAGTGTTCAGTTCATTCCTTGGAGACCTTGGGAAA TCGTTACAGGAGGTCTTGATTCGAAGTTTATCATATGGGACTTCTCAAAAGGGCGCTCATCCAAAATTGTGGATTTTG GCCTGCCCGACATGCGTAGTGGTAGTAATGCTGGACAATGTTTAAATCCAGCTTTTGTTCACTCAGTAAAAGTCCCAGATGTTGATATGTTGGACAAAATAGGCAAGATATGTGTTGTGGCAAGGGGTGATGGTGTTATTGATGTGATTAATACGGAATCAGAACTTACAGCCACAAAACCTAAAAGTTCCACGAAATCTCGAAAAGGAACTCAGTCCAAAGGAAGTGACGGTGGAGTTCCCGatgaaaatggaagaaaatggttGCATTTAGATTACTCTTTAGGTGGTCATACTGCTGCCATGTCTTGCGTGACATTTTCGTTGTTTGGAGAGAAGGGGAAGTTCCTTGTATCGGGTGGAAACGATAAGTTAGTCAAAGTCTGGGATTGCTCTAGGTGTCTCGATTCATGGCAGACAGGAGATACCAACGAGCTGCTACATTTGAATATCAATTTAACCAAAAAG GTAAATTGGCTCTGTACAACTCCAGCTGAATCGGACAACCTCGTTGTCTGTGACACAACTAAACTTGTGAAGGTGTACAGTGTTTCCTAA